In the genome of Flexistipes sinusarabici DSM 4947, one region contains:
- the tmk gene encoding dTMP kinase — protein MQNRKGLFITIDGIDGCGKSSQVRKLAADLKEKALKKPDSAEQREIILTKEPGGTKAGKIFRDLLISSEYDLDPITELLLYCADRREHQNKVVIPETERENIVICDRFIMSTYAYQIFGRRLDSGILEYLTARTINRMPDLSIIIDVDIDTAVARARKRLERDFRMHQEGKFEQMPGQFFERVREGFLWYADNHKDTVIIDGNRSFNDVNKDIMRQVDKIL, from the coding sequence GTGCAGAATCGTAAAGGACTTTTTATTACAATTGACGGTATAGACGGATGCGGTAAATCCAGTCAAGTCCGGAAACTGGCTGCAGATTTGAAAGAAAAAGCTCTTAAAAAACCGGATAGTGCTGAACAGAGAGAAATTATACTCACAAAAGAGCCCGGAGGTACAAAAGCCGGCAAAATATTCAGAGATTTACTTATATCAAGTGAATACGATTTAGACCCGATAACGGAGCTTTTGCTATATTGTGCAGACCGAAGAGAACACCAGAACAAAGTTGTAATACCTGAAACTGAGAGAGAAAATATTGTAATTTGTGACAGGTTTATTATGTCCACATACGCTTACCAGATTTTCGGCAGAAGATTGGACAGCGGGATACTGGAATACTTAACTGCCCGTACAATTAACAGAATGCCTGATCTGAGTATTATAATTGATGTTGATATTGACACAGCCGTTGCAAGAGCCAGGAAAAGGCTGGAAAGGGATTTTCGTATGCACCAGGAGGGCAAGTTTGAGCAAATGCCCGGGCAATTTTTTGAGCGTGTGCGCGAAGGTTTCCTTTGGTATGCAGACAACCACAAAGATACAGTAATAATAGACGGAAATAGGTCATTTAACGATGTAAATAAAGATATTATGCGCCAGGTCGATAAAATACTTTAA
- the metG gene encoding methionine--tRNA ligase: MNQKTFYVSTPIYYVNDVPHIGHAYTTVAADTIARYKRLAGYDVFFLTGTDEHGQKIEHAASDKNLSPKELADNVVTRFKNLWEKLNISNDHFIRTTEEYHQKTVQAVFTKMKENGDIYLGEYEGWYCTPCETYWTETQLLDGNCCPSCRRPTTKLKEPSYFFRMSKYQDKLLEHIERNPDFIKPVSRRNEIISFIKEGLKDLSVSRVSFKWGVPVPGDEKHVIYVWIDALTNYISALGYPDRSEMFDKYWPGDYHIVGKDILRFHTVYWPTMLLSIGVDLPKSVFAHGWWTVEGQKMSKSLGNAIDPYWLADKFGVDPIRYFLLREVPFGLDGDFSFKALIHRINSDLANDLGNLLNRTLGMVNRYFGGIIPEYTDPESLDEELADTIKETFEKMDAQISELAFNKALSSIWELVGFLNRYVDTTTPWFLAKDEDKRGRLGSVLYCVLDGLRALSLMLYPFIPETSVNMRKQLNTEKDIYKTNFEELKKARTLESGIRLGEIKQLYPRLDEKEILADVKNLQDKEKEEQKAEELIDFETFSKMKIKVGQIYAAEKIKKSDKLLKLQVDLGSENRQIVAGIAKTYAPEDLIGKKVAVVANLKPAKLMGVDSEGMVLAVSGDDRHFLIEIDEDVKAGSPVK; this comes from the coding sequence ATGAACCAAAAAACTTTTTACGTCAGTACACCTATCTATTATGTAAATGATGTTCCTCATATCGGCCACGCTTATACAACAGTAGCTGCAGATACAATTGCCAGGTACAAACGTCTGGCCGGTTATGATGTATTTTTTCTGACAGGAACGGATGAGCACGGTCAAAAGATTGAACATGCTGCATCGGATAAAAATCTTTCACCCAAGGAACTGGCAGATAATGTGGTCACACGGTTTAAAAATCTCTGGGAAAAACTGAATATATCCAACGATCACTTTATCAGAACCACAGAGGAATATCACCAGAAAACGGTACAGGCCGTTTTTACAAAAATGAAAGAAAACGGCGATATTTACCTTGGTGAATATGAAGGATGGTACTGTACCCCCTGTGAAACCTACTGGACAGAAACACAGCTGCTTGACGGAAACTGCTGTCCCTCCTGCCGCAGACCAACAACAAAGCTGAAGGAACCAAGCTACTTCTTCAGAATGTCTAAATATCAGGACAAATTACTGGAGCATATAGAAAGAAATCCCGATTTCATTAAACCGGTCTCAAGGCGTAATGAAATTATATCATTCATAAAAGAAGGTCTGAAGGATTTATCCGTCAGCCGGGTTTCATTCAAATGGGGTGTCCCAGTACCCGGAGATGAAAAACATGTTATCTATGTATGGATAGATGCACTGACCAACTATATTTCAGCTCTCGGGTATCCTGACAGGAGTGAAATGTTTGATAAATACTGGCCCGGCGATTATCATATCGTTGGCAAAGATATCCTCCGTTTTCATACAGTTTACTGGCCGACTATGCTTTTAAGTATAGGAGTTGACCTGCCGAAAAGTGTGTTTGCCCACGGGTGGTGGACTGTAGAGGGTCAAAAGATGTCCAAATCACTTGGAAATGCAATAGACCCTTATTGGCTGGCTGATAAATTCGGAGTGGATCCAATCAGATATTTTCTACTAAGAGAAGTACCGTTCGGTTTGGACGGCGACTTTTCATTTAAAGCCCTGATTCATAGGATAAACAGTGATTTGGCAAATGATTTGGGCAACCTGTTGAACAGAACACTGGGTATGGTAAACCGATATTTTGGCGGTATAATACCGGAATATACGGATCCCGAAAGCTTGGATGAAGAACTGGCGGATACAATAAAAGAAACTTTTGAAAAAATGGATGCACAGATCTCGGAACTGGCTTTCAACAAGGCACTTTCAAGTATCTGGGAGCTGGTAGGATTTCTCAACAGATATGTGGACACAACCACTCCGTGGTTTCTGGCAAAAGATGAAGACAAAAGGGGGCGTTTAGGCTCAGTCCTTTATTGTGTACTGGACGGTCTCAGAGCTCTTTCTCTTATGCTGTATCCGTTTATACCGGAAACATCTGTTAACATGAGAAAGCAGCTTAATACGGAGAAAGACATCTACAAGACCAACTTTGAAGAGCTTAAGAAAGCAAGAACTCTTGAATCGGGCATAAGATTAGGTGAAATAAAACAACTGTACCCGAGACTGGATGAAAAAGAAATACTGGCAGATGTGAAAAATCTTCAGGATAAGGAGAAAGAGGAGCAGAAAGCTGAAGAGCTGATTGACTTTGAAACGTTTTCCAAAATGAAAATCAAAGTCGGTCAGATATACGCCGCAGAAAAAATCAAAAAATCGGACAAACTTTTAAAACTTCAGGTGGATTTGGGCAGTGAAAACAGGCAGATCGTTGCAGGTATTGCCAAAACATACGCACCTGAAGATCTGATCGGCAAAAAAGTTGCTGTAGTGGCAAATTTGAAGCCTGCCAAATTAATGGGAGTTGATTCAGAGGGCATGGTTCTGGCTGTTTCGGGTGACGACAGGCATTTTCTGATTGAGATTGATGAAGATGTTAAAGCCGGCAGTCCTGTTAAATAA
- a CDS encoding response regulator transcription factor produces MPYILIIEDDKITAEGISSILGNEGHEVDIAQNGKIAFDRLKNKSYNIIITDLMMPEMDGMQFINRLRMTDNETPVIVVTAYGNIENMLAAFELGAVEIMEKPFDIEELIHLVNELTK; encoded by the coding sequence ATGCCCTACATATTGATTATTGAAGACGACAAAATAACCGCTGAAGGTATAAGCTCTATCCTCGGTAACGAGGGTCATGAGGTGGATATTGCCCAAAACGGTAAAATTGCATTTGATAGACTAAAGAATAAGAGTTATAATATTATTATAACTGATTTGATGATGCCGGAAATGGACGGTATGCAGTTTATAAACAGATTAAGAATGACTGATAATGAAACACCGGTAATTGTAGTCACTGCATACGGAAATATAGAAAATATGCTTGCAGCTTTTGAGCTGGGAGCTGTTGAAATTATGGAAAAACCGTTTGATATAGAAGAGCTCATTCATTTAGTTAACGAATTAACAAAATAA
- a CDS encoding PSP1 domain-containing protein, whose protein sequence is MKNVKATGVAFKRAGKIYDFLSNSVDLKRGDFAVIETEKGEDIASVIIPPREMSVADEQGMKKILRKATEEDLNKLEENRKEEQKTFEICKEMINSHRLQMKLLKSEYTLDRTRLTFYFTAEGRIDFRQLVRDLAREFKTRIELRQVGVRDATKILGGFGICGKEFCCSTFLRKFDNISIKMAKDQNLILNPGKISGVCGRLMCCLMYEKDLYEEIEAESEDFVELTDIVDEDAGGKI, encoded by the coding sequence GTGAAAAACGTTAAAGCAACAGGAGTGGCTTTTAAAAGGGCCGGAAAAATATATGATTTCCTCAGTAACAGTGTGGATCTGAAACGGGGCGATTTTGCTGTAATTGAAACAGAGAAAGGTGAGGATATAGCATCGGTTATCATACCCCCTCGGGAAATGAGCGTTGCCGATGAGCAGGGGATGAAAAAAATACTCAGAAAAGCTACTGAGGAAGATTTAAACAAGCTGGAAGAGAACCGGAAAGAAGAACAGAAAACCTTTGAAATCTGCAAAGAGATGATAAATTCACACAGGCTGCAGATGAAATTATTAAAATCTGAATATACACTGGATAGAACAAGGCTCACCTTTTACTTTACCGCTGAAGGGCGGATTGACTTCAGACAGCTGGTGAGAGATCTTGCCAGAGAATTTAAAACCCGTATTGAACTCAGACAGGTAGGAGTGAGGGATGCCACAAAAATCCTGGGAGGTTTCGGGATTTGTGGTAAAGAATTTTGCTGCTCTACTTTTCTTCGGAAATTTGACAATATTTCCATAAAAATGGCAAAAGATCAGAATCTTATTCTCAATCCGGGTAAAATTTCCGGAGTGTGCGGCAGGCTTATGTGCTGCCTTATGTATGAAAAAGACTTGTACGAAGAGATTGAGGCTGAATCGGAAGATTTTGTTGAATTAACAGATATTGTAGATGAAGATGCCGGAGGGAAAATATGA
- a CDS encoding TatD family hydrolase translates to MFIKKRSGSELSSFLNIVKKCAEEGVFLTDTHAHLHFPELATDIEHHLTEAENVGVKRFITIGINKKDSSKAVKLAEKYENIFASAGVHPHDASEFNHSDIDFFINTFKQEKVVAVGEIGLDYFRNHSPKDIQKDVFAIFLDLSVSEKLPFIIHNREATKDLIDVADPIVGRKNHGGIVHCFNGDKDLMKWALDADLFISFAGNLTYKKADELREALKYIPLDRLLVETDCPYLSPMPFRGKQNVPANVIFTAYTVCKVKDIDYRNLLLTLENNIKKLYTL, encoded by the coding sequence ATGTTTATTAAAAAAAGAAGCGGCAGTGAATTAAGTTCTTTTCTGAACATTGTAAAAAAGTGTGCAGAAGAAGGTGTATTTTTAACAGATACACATGCACACCTGCATTTCCCTGAGCTGGCCACTGACATAGAACATCACCTTACTGAGGCTGAAAACGTAGGTGTCAAACGTTTTATAACCATAGGAATCAATAAAAAGGATTCATCAAAAGCTGTAAAATTAGCTGAAAAATATGAAAATATTTTTGCTTCTGCAGGTGTACACCCCCACGATGCATCCGAATTCAATCACTCAGACATCGATTTCTTTATAAACACATTCAAACAAGAGAAGGTGGTGGCTGTTGGGGAGATAGGGCTGGACTATTTCAGAAATCATTCTCCGAAAGATATCCAAAAGGACGTTTTTGCGATTTTTCTAGACTTATCCGTTTCAGAAAAACTGCCGTTTATAATACACAACAGAGAAGCCACAAAGGATTTGATTGATGTTGCAGATCCGATAGTCGGCAGGAAAAACCACGGCGGGATTGTTCACTGCTTCAACGGAGATAAAGACCTTATGAAATGGGCTCTGGATGCCGATCTCTTTATATCTTTTGCAGGCAATTTAACTTATAAAAAAGCCGATGAATTGAGAGAGGCTTTAAAATATATACCCCTGGACAGACTGCTCGTGGAAACTGACTGCCCATATCTTTCTCCAATGCCTTTCAGGGGGAAGCAGAATGTTCCGGCAAATGTTATCTTTACCGCATACACAGTGTGTAAAGTAAAAGATATCGACTACAGGAACCTGCTGCTCACTTTGGAAAATAATATAAAGAAACTTTATACATTATAG
- a CDS encoding ATP-binding protein, translating to MITGHSREKDIFTNIIKNKSLLNSYIFSGKNGIGKKFFAEELARSALCLEEKAFEDCECSSCTLARQENNPDIRVVDDDTIKIDRVRDFAADAHISPYFGKYKFFIINNAHLMTRDAANSFLKTLEEPSPTTVFILVTHKEASLLPTIKSRCIEVKFGRLKSEELAYILTQKGYEAAKASSISQVASGSVETAVYLMEQNAESMEAFQDMTFENTLTSLMKLKNRDEIKNYVFNLYISILESYKTTYDDTLLNFMNDLLLVIKRLEYNINTEMAKMYLLTKAEEVLSEKR from the coding sequence TTGATCACGGGACATTCGAGAGAAAAAGATATATTTACAAATATTATCAAAAACAAAAGTCTGCTCAACTCTTACATTTTCAGCGGTAAAAACGGAATTGGCAAGAAGTTTTTCGCTGAAGAACTCGCCCGCTCAGCACTCTGTTTAGAGGAAAAAGCATTCGAAGACTGTGAATGCAGCTCGTGCACACTTGCCAGACAGGAAAATAATCCGGACATCAGAGTTGTAGACGATGATACGATAAAGATTGACCGGGTGCGCGATTTTGCTGCCGATGCACATATTTCTCCGTATTTCGGGAAATACAAGTTCTTTATCATAAACAATGCCCATCTTATGACCCGCGATGCAGCCAACAGTTTTCTCAAAACACTTGAAGAACCTTCCCCCACAACTGTATTTATCCTTGTAACTCATAAAGAGGCATCATTACTGCCCACAATAAAATCAAGGTGTATAGAAGTAAAATTCGGCCGTCTTAAAAGTGAAGAATTAGCTTATATTTTGACCCAAAAGGGGTATGAAGCTGCAAAAGCAAGCAGTATATCGCAGGTGGCGTCAGGTTCGGTGGAAACGGCTGTTTATCTGATGGAACAGAATGCAGAATCAATGGAGGCTTTTCAGGATATGACCTTTGAAAATACATTAACTTCTCTGATGAAGCTTAAAAACAGAGATGAAATCAAAAACTATGTTTTTAACCTTTACATAAGTATACTGGAAAGCTATAAAACAACATATGACGATACTTTGCTCAACTTTATGAATGACCTTTTACTGGTTATCAAACGACTGGAATACAATATTAACACTGAAATGGCAAAAATGTACCTATTAACTAAGGCGGAAGAGGTTTTAAGTGAAAAACGTTAA
- a CDS encoding universal stress protein, with amino-acid sequence MDFINRILFPTDFSETSEYAMNYAVNFAEAFDAELEIVHILFDDSALVSSHMLHGAFRNLSTDLEKGAQEQLQSFLDKYPKLSEINFSSKLLKGAPFLEIINEARNFEADMIVIGTHGRTGIEHVLFGSTAENVVRKAPCPVFTVRLEDKKFIMP; translated from the coding sequence ATGGATTTTATAAATAGAATTCTTTTCCCGACAGACTTTTCAGAAACTTCTGAGTATGCCATGAATTATGCTGTCAACTTTGCAGAGGCATTTGATGCAGAACTGGAAATAGTGCATATTCTTTTCGATGATTCCGCACTTGTCTCCTCCCATATGCTTCACGGCGCTTTCAGAAATCTGAGCACTGACCTTGAAAAAGGGGCGCAAGAACAGCTTCAGAGCTTTCTTGATAAGTATCCCAAACTTTCGGAAATAAATTTTTCTTCAAAGCTGCTAAAAGGGGCTCCCTTTCTGGAAATCATAAATGAGGCCAGAAACTTTGAGGCTGATATGATTGTTATCGGAACCCACGGCAGAACAGGCATAGAACACGTATTGTTTGGATCAACAGCAGAAAACGTTGTCCGTAAAGCTCCATGCCCCGTTTTCACTGTAAGGCTTGAGGATAAAAAATTTATTATGCCGTAA
- a CDS encoding universal stress protein: MGFIKKILFPTDFSSTSECAMKYALEFAKRFDAELEILHVLFDESQVVAFYLPQVTFQNLDKELEEAARKQFDEFINKFPELSETKHTTKILKGTPFLEIINEARETNADVIIIGTHGRTGLEHVLFGSTAEKVVRKAPCPVFTVRHKDQQFRMP, from the coding sequence ATGGGATTTATAAAAAAAATTCTTTTTCCAACAGACTTTTCATCAACCTCAGAATGTGCAATGAAGTACGCCCTGGAGTTTGCAAAGCGTTTTGATGCAGAATTGGAAATTCTGCATGTGCTTTTTGATGAGTCCCAGGTTGTAGCTTTCTATCTGCCGCAGGTAACCTTCCAGAACCTTGATAAAGAGCTGGAAGAAGCAGCCAGAAAGCAGTTTGACGAATTTATAAACAAGTTCCCTGAACTTTCGGAAACAAAGCATACCACAAAAATTTTAAAAGGGACTCCTTTTCTGGAGATCATTAACGAAGCCAGAGAAACAAATGCCGATGTTATCATTATCGGGACTCACGGCAGAACAGGTCTTGAGCATGTACTTTTCGGTTCAACAGCAGAAAAAGTTGTCCGTAAAGCTCCCTGCCCGGTATTTACAGTAAGACATAAAGACCAGCAGTTCAGGATGCCTTGA